The following proteins are co-located in the Limanda limanda chromosome 5, fLimLim1.1, whole genome shotgun sequence genome:
- the atxn2 gene encoding ataxin-2 isoform X6 — MSMKAGGNRSKPGGGSAAGAPGAPGAGGGGSGGGGGRQNLGRGRHSGKGPAAGTKCELKVKDGAVYEGVFKTYGPECDLVLDAAHCKSPEPSTGPRKEDIVESIIFKASDVVVVTFKDVDLSFAKKVSSDTDNFTDAAVSSRINGEHKEKDLEPWDGGETHNSDSLESLDTDVSNGWDPNDMFKYNEEKYGVMSTYDSSLSTYTVPLERDNSEEFLKREARASQLAEEIEASATYKARVALENDERSEEEKYTAVVRGERDPHTLGSRENKYIPPGQRNREAMSWGPGRQNSPRLAQGSAGPPPPRPGPHDYSPNSGADQRVVNGGSSHWPSPCPSPSSRPPSRYQSGPSSLPPRAATPTRPPSRPPSRPSRPPSHSSHPSYPSSSSSFSHHGPTSPASTLPKRMSSEGPPRMSPKSQRTPRAHRVPPCRTTGIPPGVDLISHNAPGEVPVTTPSRSSSSGGTWSSVVSGAHRPRSPRQNSMGGASPGSSSLPSPQTGTAPVETVVTPTSASSPTAACPAPNMVASPTGDAKECRVQETRQTSPTANKENIKPLESSPSIPRPVCKGPPSMAPDHRKQIDNLKKFSVDFRLQSSSNPDPAFDQMMTKPPRDPADKPKDLPLDKTSSVAREGNEEGVVVNAGGAAAGVPAPSSANTNTSKPGSPAALSPSPSAPDLKRAGLDVASQGVQTTATFSGAKHEEKEEKKEAVQDQVRKSTLNPNANEFKPRFNAQPKPANTPTPPRPQGQPSPSIVVQQPPAVYSQTVCFPQMYPLTPVSPGVQKSIIWKSPAMYQVQMPHMTVSQSKPYRPGKVPNMPQQRSDQHHPQGTPTMMHPVTAAGPPIVAQNPAYSAQYFTCSPQQFTSQPLVQQMTHYQSQAQHVFSPVMQGGARMMGPPTHGQPGLVSSSTSQYPEQTHTMYVSQGPMPQQYPHPSATLHAHQQHPQPSATPTGQGQQGGPQQHGGPPNHPAASPVQHPQHPQAAAAQAAAQALHMANQSPQQQMYSALAPTPPSMTPGPNPQSPQGSFPSAQQTVYIHPQQVQHGYNHNHMAHVQQAHMQSGLVQSHHPQPNHPQMMLMATQGPPGGPQAQMTQNALNPIPVSSTTHFSYLAHPQVQAHHHQQQL; from the exons ATGTCAATGAAGGCCGGTGGAAATCGCAGCAAGCCCGGCGGTGGCAGCGCCGCTGGAGCCCCTGGTGCCCctggagccggaggaggaggaagcggcggcggcggcggacgACAGAATCTGGGCAG GGGAAGACACAGTGGTAAAGGTCCTGCAGCA ggGACCAAGTGTGAGCTGAAAGTGAAAGATGGTGCAGTCTATGAAGGAGTCTTTAAGACATATGGTCCAGAG TGTGACCTGGTGTTGGATGCAGCCCACTGTAAGAGCCCTGAGCCGAGCACAGGCCCCAGGAAAGAGGATATTGTGGAGAGCATCATTTTCAAGGCCTCAGATGTGGTAGTGGTGACCTTCAAAGATGTTGACCTGAGTTTCGCCAAGAAAG TCTCCTCTGATACAG ACAACTTCACAGATGCAGCAGTGAGCAGTAGGATCAATGGCGAGCACAAAGAGAAAGATCTAGAGCCTTGGGATGGTGGAGAGACCCACAACTCAGACAGCCTAGAGTCTCTGGATACAGATGTG TCAAATGGGTGGGACCCCAATGACATGTTCAAGTACAATGAGGAGAAGTATGGAGTGATGTCTACATATGACAGCAGCCTCTCCACATATAC GGTCCCCCTGGAGCGGGACAACTCGGAGGAGTTCCTCAAGAGGGAAGCGCGTGCTTCCCAGCTGGCCGAGGAGATTGAGGCCAGTGCCACATACAAGGCCCGCGTGGCCCTGGAGAATGATGAGCGCTCCGAGGAGGAGAAATACACTGCAGTGGTTCGaggggagagggatcctcacacgCTTGGCAGCAG ggAGAACAAGTACATTCCTCCAGGTCAGAGGAACAGGGAAGCCATGTCTTGGGGACCAGGACGTCAGAATTCCCCTCGTCTGGCTCAGGGCTCAGCCGggcccccgcccccccgacccGGACCTCACGACTACAGTCCCAACTCCGGAGCCGACCAGAGGGTTGTTAACGGAG GTTCATCCCATTGGCCCTCACCCTGCCCGTCTCCttcctcccgccccccctctcgTTACCAGTCTGGcccctcctccctgcctcctcgGGCGGCCACGCCCACCAGGCCACCCTCCAGACCCCCCTCTCGACCCTCCAGGCCTCCCTCTCATTCATCCCACCCCTCCtatccctcctcctcatcctccttttccCACCATGGGCCCACCTCGCCAGCCTCCACTCTGCCCAAACGCATGTCTTCAGAAG GTCCACCCAGGATGTCTCCCAAATCCCAGCGGACACCTCGTGCTCACAGAGTGCCACCTTGCCGGACAACTGGCATCCCTCCGGGAGTGGACTtaatttcccacaatgcacctggaGAGGTCCCGGTGACTACACCAAGTAGGAGCAGCTCCTCTGGAGGGACATGGTCTTCAGTAGTTAGTGGAG CTCACAGACCTCGCTCCCCTCGTCAGAATAGCATGGGTGGAGCCTCccctggctcctcctccctcccgtcACCTCAGACAGGAACAGCTCCTGTGGAAACTGTCGTCACACCAACGTCAGCTTCCTCTCCTACTGCTGCTTGTCCCGCTCCCAACATGGTCGCCTCACCAACAGGAGACG CAAAAGAGTGTCGTGTTCAGGAGACGAGACAAACATCCCCCACGGCAAACAAGGAGAACATCAAGCCCTTGGAGAGCTCGCCTAGTATCCCCAGACCAGTCTGCAAAG GACCCCCTTCAATGGCACCAGACCACAGAAAACAAATAgataatttaaagaaatttaGTGTCGATTTTAGG TTGCAGTCTAGTTCAAACCCAGACCCGGCCTTTGACCAGATGATGACCAAGCCACCCAGAGATCCAGCAGACAAGCCTAAAGACCTTCCCCTGGACAAAACCTCCAGCGTGGCGCGGGAGGGCAATGAAGAGGGTGTTGTAGTGAATGCTGGTGGAGCCGCTGCGGGTGTCCCTGCTCCTTCTTCCGCCAACACAAACACCAGTAAGCCTGGCAGCCCTGCTGCTCTGTCCCCATCTCCCTCAGCCCCCGACCTGAAGAGGGCCGGGCTGGACGTGGCATCGCAGGGAGTTCAGACGACGGCCACATTCAGTGGAGCCAAGCacgaagagaaggaggagaagaaggaggctGTACAAGA TCAAGTGAGGAAATCAACCCTGAACCCAAACGCCAACGAGTTCAAACCCAGGTTCAATGCACAG CCCAAACCAGCCAACACCCCGACACCCCCTCGTCCTCAGGGCCAGCCCAGCCCCTCCATCGTGGTGCAGCAGCCCCCGGCTGTCTACAGCCAGACAGTCTGCTTCCCTCAGATGTATCCGCTCACCCCCGTCAGCCCGGGTGTGCAG AAAAGCATAATATGGAAG TCTCCTGCGATGTACCAGGTGCAGATGCCTCATATGACCGTCAGCCAGTCTAAACCCTACAGACCAGGTAAAG TACCCAACATGCCCCAGCAGAGGTCAGACCAGCACCACCCGCAGGGCACGCCCACCATGATGCACCCAGTGACGGCAGCAGGACCGCCTATCGTAGCACAGAACCCCGCCTACTCTGCCCAGTACTTCACCTGCAGCCCGCAGCAGTTCACCAGTCAGCCACTGGTCCAGCAGATGACTCACTACCAATCGCAG GCGCAGCATGTGTTTAGTCCAGTCATGCAGGGGGGGGCCAGGATGATGGGCCCGCCCACACACGGCCAACCCGGCCTCGTCTCTTCTTCAACTTCACAGTACCcggagcagacacacaccatgtaTG TGTCTCAAGGGCCAATGCCTCAGCAGTACCCCCACCCCAGTGCCACGTTGCACGCTCACCAACAGCACCCGCAGCCCTCTGCCACGCCTACAGGCCAAGGCCAGCAGGGTGGTCCCCAGCAGCATGGGGGTCCTCCCAACCACCCAGCAGCCAGCCCAGTCCAGCACCCACAGCACCCGCAGGCTGCTGCAG CTCAGGCAGCGGCCCAGGCCCTCCACATGGCCAACCagtctccacagcagcagatgtACTCCGCCTTGGCCCCCACGCCCCCCTCCATGACCCCCGGGCCCAACCCGCAGTCTCCCCAGGGATCGTTCCCCTCTGCCCAGCAGACGGTCTACATCCACCCGCAGCAGGTGCAGCACggctacaaccacaaccacatgGCGCACGTGCAGCAG gcccATATGCAGTCTGGTTTAGTTCAGTCTCACCACCCACAGCCTAACCATCCTCAAATGATGCTGATGGCTACCCAGGGGCCTCCAGGGGGTCCGCAGGCCCAAATGACTCAGAACGCCCTCAACCCCATCCCGGTCTCATCCACCACACACTTCTCCTACCTGGCACATCCACAAG TGCAggctcatcatcatcagcagcagctgtag
- the atxn2 gene encoding ataxin-2 isoform X3, with translation MSMKAGGNRSKPGGGSAAGAPGAPGAGGGGSGGGGGRQNLGRGRHSGKGPAAVIFNGVYANMRMVHVLTSVVGTKCELKVKDGAVYEGVFKTYGPECDLVLDAAHCKSPEPSTGPRKEDIVESIIFKASDVVVVTFKDVDLSFAKKDNFTDAAVSSRINGEHKEKDLEPWDGGETHNSDSLESLDTDVSNGWDPNDMFKYNEEKYGVMSTYDSSLSTYTVPLERDNSEEFLKREARASQLAEEIEASATYKARVALENDERSEEEKYTAVVRGERDPHTLGSRENKYIPPGQRNREAMSWGPGRQNSPRLAQGSAGPPPPRPGPHDYSPNSGADQRVVNGGSSHWPSPCPSPSSRPPSRYQSGPSSLPPRAATPTRPPSRPPSRPSRPPSHSSHPSYPSSSSSFSHHGPTSPASTLPKRMSSEGPPRMSPKSQRTPRAHRVPPCRTTGIPPGVDLISHNAPGEVPVTTPSRSSSSGGTWSSVVSGAHRPRSPRQNSMGGASPGSSSLPSPQTGTAPVETVVTPTSASSPTAACPAPNMVASPTGDAKECRVQETRQTSPTANKENIKPLESSPSIPRPVCKGPPSMAPDHRKQIDNLKKFSVDFRLQSSSNPDPAFDQMMTKPPRDPADKPKDLPLDKTSSVAREGNEEGVVVNAGGAAAGVPAPSSANTNTSKPGSPAALSPSPSAPDLKRAGLDVASQGVQTTATFSGAKHEEKEEKKEAVQDQVRKSTLNPNANEFKPRFNAQPKPANTPTPPRPQGQPSPSIVVQQPPAVYSQTVCFPQMYPLTPVSPGVQKSIIWKSPAMYQVQMPHMTVSQSKPYRPGKVPNMPQQRSDQHHPQGTPTMMHPVTAAGPPIVAQNPAYSAQYFTCSPQQFTSQPLVQQMTHYQSQAQHVFSPVMQGGARMMGPPTHGQPGLVSSSTSQYPEQTHTMYVSQGPMPQQYPHPSATLHAHQQHPQPSATPTGQGQQGGPQQHGGPPNHPAASPVQHPQHPQAAAAQAAAQALHMANQSPQQQMYSALAPTPPSMTPGPNPQSPQGSFPSAQQTVYIHPQQVQHGYNHNHMAHVQQAHMQSGLVQSHHPQPNHPQMMLMATQGPPGGPQAQMTQNALNPIPVSSTTHFSYLAHPQVQAHHHQQQL, from the exons ATGTCAATGAAGGCCGGTGGAAATCGCAGCAAGCCCGGCGGTGGCAGCGCCGCTGGAGCCCCTGGTGCCCctggagccggaggaggaggaagcggcggcggcggcggacgACAGAATCTGGGCAG GGGAAGACACAGTGGTAAAGGTCCTGCAGCA gTCATTTTCAATGGTGTATATGCAAATATGAGGATGGTCCATGTCTTGACTTCAGTTGTG ggGACCAAGTGTGAGCTGAAAGTGAAAGATGGTGCAGTCTATGAAGGAGTCTTTAAGACATATGGTCCAGAG TGTGACCTGGTGTTGGATGCAGCCCACTGTAAGAGCCCTGAGCCGAGCACAGGCCCCAGGAAAGAGGATATTGTGGAGAGCATCATTTTCAAGGCCTCAGATGTGGTAGTGGTGACCTTCAAAGATGTTGACCTGAGTTTCGCCAAGAAAG ACAACTTCACAGATGCAGCAGTGAGCAGTAGGATCAATGGCGAGCACAAAGAGAAAGATCTAGAGCCTTGGGATGGTGGAGAGACCCACAACTCAGACAGCCTAGAGTCTCTGGATACAGATGTG TCAAATGGGTGGGACCCCAATGACATGTTCAAGTACAATGAGGAGAAGTATGGAGTGATGTCTACATATGACAGCAGCCTCTCCACATATAC GGTCCCCCTGGAGCGGGACAACTCGGAGGAGTTCCTCAAGAGGGAAGCGCGTGCTTCCCAGCTGGCCGAGGAGATTGAGGCCAGTGCCACATACAAGGCCCGCGTGGCCCTGGAGAATGATGAGCGCTCCGAGGAGGAGAAATACACTGCAGTGGTTCGaggggagagggatcctcacacgCTTGGCAGCAG ggAGAACAAGTACATTCCTCCAGGTCAGAGGAACAGGGAAGCCATGTCTTGGGGACCAGGACGTCAGAATTCCCCTCGTCTGGCTCAGGGCTCAGCCGggcccccgcccccccgacccGGACCTCACGACTACAGTCCCAACTCCGGAGCCGACCAGAGGGTTGTTAACGGAG GTTCATCCCATTGGCCCTCACCCTGCCCGTCTCCttcctcccgccccccctctcgTTACCAGTCTGGcccctcctccctgcctcctcgGGCGGCCACGCCCACCAGGCCACCCTCCAGACCCCCCTCTCGACCCTCCAGGCCTCCCTCTCATTCATCCCACCCCTCCtatccctcctcctcatcctccttttccCACCATGGGCCCACCTCGCCAGCCTCCACTCTGCCCAAACGCATGTCTTCAGAAG GTCCACCCAGGATGTCTCCCAAATCCCAGCGGACACCTCGTGCTCACAGAGTGCCACCTTGCCGGACAACTGGCATCCCTCCGGGAGTGGACTtaatttcccacaatgcacctggaGAGGTCCCGGTGACTACACCAAGTAGGAGCAGCTCCTCTGGAGGGACATGGTCTTCAGTAGTTAGTGGAG CTCACAGACCTCGCTCCCCTCGTCAGAATAGCATGGGTGGAGCCTCccctggctcctcctccctcccgtcACCTCAGACAGGAACAGCTCCTGTGGAAACTGTCGTCACACCAACGTCAGCTTCCTCTCCTACTGCTGCTTGTCCCGCTCCCAACATGGTCGCCTCACCAACAGGAGACG CAAAAGAGTGTCGTGTTCAGGAGACGAGACAAACATCCCCCACGGCAAACAAGGAGAACATCAAGCCCTTGGAGAGCTCGCCTAGTATCCCCAGACCAGTCTGCAAAG GACCCCCTTCAATGGCACCAGACCACAGAAAACAAATAgataatttaaagaaatttaGTGTCGATTTTAGG TTGCAGTCTAGTTCAAACCCAGACCCGGCCTTTGACCAGATGATGACCAAGCCACCCAGAGATCCAGCAGACAAGCCTAAAGACCTTCCCCTGGACAAAACCTCCAGCGTGGCGCGGGAGGGCAATGAAGAGGGTGTTGTAGTGAATGCTGGTGGAGCCGCTGCGGGTGTCCCTGCTCCTTCTTCCGCCAACACAAACACCAGTAAGCCTGGCAGCCCTGCTGCTCTGTCCCCATCTCCCTCAGCCCCCGACCTGAAGAGGGCCGGGCTGGACGTGGCATCGCAGGGAGTTCAGACGACGGCCACATTCAGTGGAGCCAAGCacgaagagaaggaggagaagaaggaggctGTACAAGA TCAAGTGAGGAAATCAACCCTGAACCCAAACGCCAACGAGTTCAAACCCAGGTTCAATGCACAG CCCAAACCAGCCAACACCCCGACACCCCCTCGTCCTCAGGGCCAGCCCAGCCCCTCCATCGTGGTGCAGCAGCCCCCGGCTGTCTACAGCCAGACAGTCTGCTTCCCTCAGATGTATCCGCTCACCCCCGTCAGCCCGGGTGTGCAG AAAAGCATAATATGGAAG TCTCCTGCGATGTACCAGGTGCAGATGCCTCATATGACCGTCAGCCAGTCTAAACCCTACAGACCAGGTAAAG TACCCAACATGCCCCAGCAGAGGTCAGACCAGCACCACCCGCAGGGCACGCCCACCATGATGCACCCAGTGACGGCAGCAGGACCGCCTATCGTAGCACAGAACCCCGCCTACTCTGCCCAGTACTTCACCTGCAGCCCGCAGCAGTTCACCAGTCAGCCACTGGTCCAGCAGATGACTCACTACCAATCGCAG GCGCAGCATGTGTTTAGTCCAGTCATGCAGGGGGGGGCCAGGATGATGGGCCCGCCCACACACGGCCAACCCGGCCTCGTCTCTTCTTCAACTTCACAGTACCcggagcagacacacaccatgtaTG TGTCTCAAGGGCCAATGCCTCAGCAGTACCCCCACCCCAGTGCCACGTTGCACGCTCACCAACAGCACCCGCAGCCCTCTGCCACGCCTACAGGCCAAGGCCAGCAGGGTGGTCCCCAGCAGCATGGGGGTCCTCCCAACCACCCAGCAGCCAGCCCAGTCCAGCACCCACAGCACCCGCAGGCTGCTGCAG CTCAGGCAGCGGCCCAGGCCCTCCACATGGCCAACCagtctccacagcagcagatgtACTCCGCCTTGGCCCCCACGCCCCCCTCCATGACCCCCGGGCCCAACCCGCAGTCTCCCCAGGGATCGTTCCCCTCTGCCCAGCAGACGGTCTACATCCACCCGCAGCAGGTGCAGCACggctacaaccacaaccacatgGCGCACGTGCAGCAG gcccATATGCAGTCTGGTTTAGTTCAGTCTCACCACCCACAGCCTAACCATCCTCAAATGATGCTGATGGCTACCCAGGGGCCTCCAGGGGGTCCGCAGGCCCAAATGACTCAGAACGCCCTCAACCCCATCCCGGTCTCATCCACCACACACTTCTCCTACCTGGCACATCCACAAG TGCAggctcatcatcatcagcagcagctgtag
- the atxn2 gene encoding ataxin-2 isoform X7, producing the protein MSMKAGGNRSKPGGGSAAGAPGAPGAGGGGSGGGGGRQNLGRGRHSGKGPAAVIFNGVYANMRMVHVLTSVVGTKCELKVKDGAVYEGVFKTYGPECDLVLDAAHCKSPEPSTGPRKEDIVESIIFKASDVVVVTFKDVDLSFAKKVSSDTDNFTDAAVSSRINGEHKEKDLEPWDGGETHNSDSLESLDTDVSNGWDPNDMFKYNEEKYGVMSTYDSSLSTYTVPLERDNSEEFLKREARASQLAEEIEASATYKARVALENDERSEEEKYTAVVRGERDPHTLGSRENKYIPPGQRNREAMSWGPGRQNSPRLAQGSAGPPPPRPGPHDYSPNSGADQRVVNGGPPRMSPKSQRTPRAHRVPPCRTTGIPPGVDLISHNAPGEVPVTTPSRSSSSGGTWSSVVSGAHRPRSPRQNSMGGASPGSSSLPSPQTGTAPVETVVTPTSASSPTAACPAPNMVASPTGDAKECRVQETRQTSPTANKENIKPLESSPSIPRPVCKGPPSMAPDHRKQIDNLKKFSVDFRLQSSSNPDPAFDQMMTKPPRDPADKPKDLPLDKTSSVAREGNEEGVVVNAGGAAAGVPAPSSANTNTSKPGSPAALSPSPSAPDLKRAGLDVASQGVQTTATFSGAKHEEKEEKKEAVQDQVRKSTLNPNANEFKPRFNAQPKPANTPTPPRPQGQPSPSIVVQQPPAVYSQTVCFPQMYPLTPVSPGVQKSIIWKSPAMYQVQMPHMTVSQSKPYRPGKVPNMPQQRSDQHHPQGTPTMMHPVTAAGPPIVAQNPAYSAQYFTCSPQQFTSQPLVQQMTHYQSQAQHVFSPVMQGGARMMGPPTHGQPGLVSSSTSQYPEQTHTMYVSQGPMPQQYPHPSATLHAHQQHPQPSATPTGQGQQGGPQQHGGPPNHPAASPVQHPQHPQAAAAQAAAQALHMANQSPQQQMYSALAPTPPSMTPGPNPQSPQGSFPSAQQTVYIHPQQVQHGYNHNHMAHVQQAHMQSGLVQSHHPQPNHPQMMLMATQGPPGGPQAQMTQNALNPIPVSSTTHFSYLAHPQVQAHHHQQQL; encoded by the exons ATGTCAATGAAGGCCGGTGGAAATCGCAGCAAGCCCGGCGGTGGCAGCGCCGCTGGAGCCCCTGGTGCCCctggagccggaggaggaggaagcggcggcggcggcggacgACAGAATCTGGGCAG GGGAAGACACAGTGGTAAAGGTCCTGCAGCA gTCATTTTCAATGGTGTATATGCAAATATGAGGATGGTCCATGTCTTGACTTCAGTTGTG ggGACCAAGTGTGAGCTGAAAGTGAAAGATGGTGCAGTCTATGAAGGAGTCTTTAAGACATATGGTCCAGAG TGTGACCTGGTGTTGGATGCAGCCCACTGTAAGAGCCCTGAGCCGAGCACAGGCCCCAGGAAAGAGGATATTGTGGAGAGCATCATTTTCAAGGCCTCAGATGTGGTAGTGGTGACCTTCAAAGATGTTGACCTGAGTTTCGCCAAGAAAG TCTCCTCTGATACAG ACAACTTCACAGATGCAGCAGTGAGCAGTAGGATCAATGGCGAGCACAAAGAGAAAGATCTAGAGCCTTGGGATGGTGGAGAGACCCACAACTCAGACAGCCTAGAGTCTCTGGATACAGATGTG TCAAATGGGTGGGACCCCAATGACATGTTCAAGTACAATGAGGAGAAGTATGGAGTGATGTCTACATATGACAGCAGCCTCTCCACATATAC GGTCCCCCTGGAGCGGGACAACTCGGAGGAGTTCCTCAAGAGGGAAGCGCGTGCTTCCCAGCTGGCCGAGGAGATTGAGGCCAGTGCCACATACAAGGCCCGCGTGGCCCTGGAGAATGATGAGCGCTCCGAGGAGGAGAAATACACTGCAGTGGTTCGaggggagagggatcctcacacgCTTGGCAGCAG ggAGAACAAGTACATTCCTCCAGGTCAGAGGAACAGGGAAGCCATGTCTTGGGGACCAGGACGTCAGAATTCCCCTCGTCTGGCTCAGGGCTCAGCCGggcccccgcccccccgacccGGACCTCACGACTACAGTCCCAACTCCGGAGCCGACCAGAGGGTTGTTAACGGAG GTCCACCCAGGATGTCTCCCAAATCCCAGCGGACACCTCGTGCTCACAGAGTGCCACCTTGCCGGACAACTGGCATCCCTCCGGGAGTGGACTtaatttcccacaatgcacctggaGAGGTCCCGGTGACTACACCAAGTAGGAGCAGCTCCTCTGGAGGGACATGGTCTTCAGTAGTTAGTGGAG CTCACAGACCTCGCTCCCCTCGTCAGAATAGCATGGGTGGAGCCTCccctggctcctcctccctcccgtcACCTCAGACAGGAACAGCTCCTGTGGAAACTGTCGTCACACCAACGTCAGCTTCCTCTCCTACTGCTGCTTGTCCCGCTCCCAACATGGTCGCCTCACCAACAGGAGACG CAAAAGAGTGTCGTGTTCAGGAGACGAGACAAACATCCCCCACGGCAAACAAGGAGAACATCAAGCCCTTGGAGAGCTCGCCTAGTATCCCCAGACCAGTCTGCAAAG GACCCCCTTCAATGGCACCAGACCACAGAAAACAAATAgataatttaaagaaatttaGTGTCGATTTTAGG TTGCAGTCTAGTTCAAACCCAGACCCGGCCTTTGACCAGATGATGACCAAGCCACCCAGAGATCCAGCAGACAAGCCTAAAGACCTTCCCCTGGACAAAACCTCCAGCGTGGCGCGGGAGGGCAATGAAGAGGGTGTTGTAGTGAATGCTGGTGGAGCCGCTGCGGGTGTCCCTGCTCCTTCTTCCGCCAACACAAACACCAGTAAGCCTGGCAGCCCTGCTGCTCTGTCCCCATCTCCCTCAGCCCCCGACCTGAAGAGGGCCGGGCTGGACGTGGCATCGCAGGGAGTTCAGACGACGGCCACATTCAGTGGAGCCAAGCacgaagagaaggaggagaagaaggaggctGTACAAGA TCAAGTGAGGAAATCAACCCTGAACCCAAACGCCAACGAGTTCAAACCCAGGTTCAATGCACAG CCCAAACCAGCCAACACCCCGACACCCCCTCGTCCTCAGGGCCAGCCCAGCCCCTCCATCGTGGTGCAGCAGCCCCCGGCTGTCTACAGCCAGACAGTCTGCTTCCCTCAGATGTATCCGCTCACCCCCGTCAGCCCGGGTGTGCAG AAAAGCATAATATGGAAG TCTCCTGCGATGTACCAGGTGCAGATGCCTCATATGACCGTCAGCCAGTCTAAACCCTACAGACCAGGTAAAG TACCCAACATGCCCCAGCAGAGGTCAGACCAGCACCACCCGCAGGGCACGCCCACCATGATGCACCCAGTGACGGCAGCAGGACCGCCTATCGTAGCACAGAACCCCGCCTACTCTGCCCAGTACTTCACCTGCAGCCCGCAGCAGTTCACCAGTCAGCCACTGGTCCAGCAGATGACTCACTACCAATCGCAG GCGCAGCATGTGTTTAGTCCAGTCATGCAGGGGGGGGCCAGGATGATGGGCCCGCCCACACACGGCCAACCCGGCCTCGTCTCTTCTTCAACTTCACAGTACCcggagcagacacacaccatgtaTG TGTCTCAAGGGCCAATGCCTCAGCAGTACCCCCACCCCAGTGCCACGTTGCACGCTCACCAACAGCACCCGCAGCCCTCTGCCACGCCTACAGGCCAAGGCCAGCAGGGTGGTCCCCAGCAGCATGGGGGTCCTCCCAACCACCCAGCAGCCAGCCCAGTCCAGCACCCACAGCACCCGCAGGCTGCTGCAG CTCAGGCAGCGGCCCAGGCCCTCCACATGGCCAACCagtctccacagcagcagatgtACTCCGCCTTGGCCCCCACGCCCCCCTCCATGACCCCCGGGCCCAACCCGCAGTCTCCCCAGGGATCGTTCCCCTCTGCCCAGCAGACGGTCTACATCCACCCGCAGCAGGTGCAGCACggctacaaccacaaccacatgGCGCACGTGCAGCAG gcccATATGCAGTCTGGTTTAGTTCAGTCTCACCACCCACAGCCTAACCATCCTCAAATGATGCTGATGGCTACCCAGGGGCCTCCAGGGGGTCCGCAGGCCCAAATGACTCAGAACGCCCTCAACCCCATCCCGGTCTCATCCACCACACACTTCTCCTACCTGGCACATCCACAAG TGCAggctcatcatcatcagcagcagctgtag